The Motacilla alba alba isolate MOTALB_02 chromosome 22, Motacilla_alba_V1.0_pri, whole genome shotgun sequence nucleotide sequence tcccagcccctcgcCGCCCTCCCCGCCAGGAATCCCCTCCTGCCTTTAGCTCCAGTGCAACACGGAGAGGAAAACCCTTTCAACAAGGACATTTTTCGGAATCTCGAACTTACAGCGTCCCAAACCTGACACCGAGACCCCGCGGAGCCCCGAGGAGCCCCAAAGGGCGGCTGCGTGCCCGAGGCCGGGCCGGGTGCCACCTGGGCCAGGTGATGCCCTGGCACCGGGCCCGCGGGTCCGAGCGCAGCCCCGCCCGGGCAGGGACCCGCCGGGGGTgcggcgggccgggggcgggccgggggcggccccgggggggctgcggggccggggcggggtTTTCGGGCACGGCCATGGCCCGGAGGAgcagccgcggccccgcggagcCACCCGATGCCCCCGTTCCAGTGGTGCCACGGTGAGCGTGGGGAGGGCCCggctgggtgggcagggggtgtcccctccctgctgcccggGAAGGGGGGCACTGGCTGCGGGGGGAGCGGGGCATCCCCTGGGCATCCCCTGGGCATCACCAGGCAGCACTCGGGTACCTTCGGGCATCTCCCGGCCATCCCCCGGGTATCCCCGGGCATCCTCCGGGCATCTCCGGGCATGTCCGGGCAGCCTCCAGGCACCCCCGGGCATCACCAGGCAGCACCTGGGCATATTCGGGCATCACCAGCCGTTCCCCGGGCATCCCCGGGCATTCCCCAGGCGTCCCTGGCCATCCCCGGGCATTCCCCAGGCATCCCCAGCCATTCCCCGGGCATCTCCGGGCATCCTCCGGGCATGCCCCGGCCATCCCCGGCCATCCCCGGGCATCTCCGGGCAGCCCCCGGGCACCCCCGGCCGCTCCCTGTGGGGCGGGCGCTCCCTCCCCGCTCCTCCCTGCGTTCCTCGCGGTCCCGGAGCCCCCGGTGGTGTCCCCGTGGTGCCCCCTGAGCCGCTCCCCCTGCCCGGCTCTCCGGGAGAAAGCGCCCGGAGGCAAGGACTGGCCGCGCTTTGGCCGCTCacaccaaacaaacccaacctCAAACCTTCTTTGGTCCGGCCACAAAAGCGGGACAAACTCATTCCTGGGGGCCCCTGGCCGGGAGGAGCCTCGGGAGCAGAAGCTGAGCTGAGGGTGCAGAGGAGAGCCGGGTTATTTTAGTGACCCGCGAGTGCAGAACTGCGCTGGGAATTCCACCCTCAAAGCCCCAGCAACAAAGGCTGGGCTGCTTGAATTTCTGGAAGGCTTGCAGCCTTTGAAGCTAAATATAAACCGAGCAGCTCTTCCTGTCCCCTGACACATCCCTGGTGTGCCCTGGGGCGAGGGGGACACGCAGCCACCGCCCCCCCCGGGCAGCTGTCCCGCGCGTGTGGCAGGAAatgctccacagcagctccaggcttgGCTGTGCCCAAGAGACCTCTGAAATCAGAGAGATTTTGGCTTCCCAAGGCCCAAGAACCCTCCGAAATCAGAGAGATTTTGGCTTCCCGAGGCCCAAGAATCCTCCGAAATCAGAGAGATTTTGGCTTCCTGAGGCTCAAGAACCCTCCGAAATCAGAGAGATTTTGGCTTCCTCTGAAATCAAAGAGATTTTGGCTTCCTGAGGCACAAGAATCCTCTGAAATCAGAGTGATTTTGGCTTCCTGAGGCTCAAGAACCCTCTGAAATCAGAGAGATTTTGGCTTCCTGAGGCTCATGAACCCTCCAAAATCAGAGAGATTTTGGCTTCCTGAGGCTCAAGAACCCTCTGAAATCAAAGAGATTTTGGCTTCCCCTGAAATCAGAGAGATTTTGGCTTCCCGAGGCCCAAGAATCCTCCAAAATCAGAGAGATTTTGGCTTCCTGAGGCACAAGAATCCTCTGAAATCAAAGAGATTTTGGCTTCCTCTGAAATCAAAGATATTTTGGCTTCCTGAGGCTCAAGAATCCTCTGAAATCAGAGCAATTTTGGCTTCCCGAGGCTCAAGAATGCTCTGAAATCAGAGAGATTTTGGCTTTGTGAGGCTCAAGAATCCTCTGAAATCAGAGAGATTTTGGCTTCCTGAGGCCCAAGAATCCTCTGAAATCAGAGAGATTTTGGCTTCCTCTGAAATCAGAGCAATTTTGGCTTCCTGAGGCCCAAGAATCCTCCGAAATCAGAGAGATTTTGGCTTCCTGAGGCTCAAGAATCCTCTGAAATCAGAGAGATTTTGGCTTCCCCTGAAATCAGAGAGATTTTGGCTTCCCGAGGCCCAAGAATCCTCCAAAATCAGAGAGATTTTGGCTTTCTTAGGCTCAAGAATGCTCTGAAATCAGAGAGATTTTGGCTTCCTCCGAAATCAGAGAGATTTTGGCTTCCTGAGGCTCAAGAACCCTCCGAAATCAGAGAGATTTTGGCTTTCTTAGGCTCAAGAATGCTCTGAAATCAGAGTGATTTTGGCTTCCTCTGAAATCAGAGATATTTTGGCTTCCTGAGGCTCAAGAATGCTTTGAAATCAGAGAGATTTTGGCTTTGTGAGGCTCAAGAATGCTCTGAAATCAGAGCCTCCAGCTctctctggggacagcaggacagagcccagcctcgtccccagccccaggcagggctcagccctgggcacccaACTTGTGCACTTCGGCTTCCAGCCCCAGGCTCACAAATATTTGCTAAATGAGAGCTTGGTGCAGGTAAAGGCCttcacagggctgctgggaaaatcacattttgacCTAAAAGGGTTTATTCAGAATATTCTGCCAGCCGGtgtgggctgagctgctgccttggaTCTCAGCTCCTCCTTTGCAGCCCAGCTCTATCTCCTGTtgctcacctgcagccccaggggagTTGATTTGGGatcttgatttatttattttagctcctttatttattttagctcCTTATCCCAGTGTTGGACTTGGCTTCAGGGCAgtttttgcaaggaaaaaggttttttatttttggttttccagCATCCCAGCAAAACCCATCCGGAAACCACGCTGGGTTTTCTGGTGCAAAGCCCAGCTTTTGTGTGGCACGAGAAGgaatggttttatttcatgGCCTGCTGAGTTTTCCGTTGGTTTTACTGAGCAAGAATTGGGGTGAGGGagaagctctgctcagcaaaatCCCCGCACAATGTGTGGGGAGGTGGAATTTGTGCGGGTCCTGAGTGGAAATAGATCCAAAAGTGGGGTCTGAGGGGCCAAACTGGGCCAAGCTGGAGCTcgaggggctggaggagggcttGGCTGGGGGGCTGTGTGTGGTCTTTGTGAggtccccaggatgagggaagagacgagaatctgACTCTGTGTTCTCAggaggctgatttattatttcatgatctatattacattaaagaaTGCTACACTAATCTatgctaaagaatacagaaaggacacagacagaggctgaaagataataatggaaactcgtgactctctccagagccccgacacagcctggccctgattggccaaagagtgaaaacaactcccagaaaccaatggaacaatcgcctgtgggtgaacaatccccagccacattccacagcagcaaaacacagcagaagcaaatgagataaaattgttttccttttctctgaggcctctcagcttcccaggagagaaatcctgggagaagggattttccagacaatgtgacagtgacagctgtgGAGTTGGGGTCAGGCTGTGGGGTTTGGTGTGGGGGACGGGGCTGGGGTCACCCTGTTGGGCAGCTCAAGGCTCTGTGTCCTCAGCACAGGGGTTTGGGATAAATCTGtgtcagaggaggaggaagaggaggaagaggtgcAAAGCACAGCCCTGATGGGTCAATCTGTACCtgggctccttctccttcctccaggagctctgggagtTTGCATGAAGAACACTTTTCTGGCAAAACTGGATCTGCTCCCCGTGAGCATCCTTGGTGCAGCAGCCCCGAGAGGCACCTGTGTGTCGGCTGCCCTTgcaggggacactgccactgcccGGACACAGGACAATGTCCTCgtgctgccagtgccaccctggGCTGCTCGGTGccaccctgggctgctgcccttGCAGGGGACAGTGCCACTGCCCGGACACAGGACAATGTCCTCGTGCTGCTTTCTGCCCGCTCGGCAAGCTCCGGAGGGGACAGAGCCTCGCTCTGCTCTCCCATTTTTCCACCCAAACGCTGactttctcctccccccagggtgctcctgcagcctggggctggtTTATGCCAGTAAACCCTGCACGATGCCGCCCATCACCTTCCAGGACCTGCCCCTCAACATCTACATGCTCATTTTTGGCACCGGCATCTTCATCTTCCTGCTCAGCCTCATCTTCTGCTGCTACTTCATCGGGTGAGCCGGGGGCTCGGCGGCCCTGGGCCCTCCCAGATCCTGTTTTGTCCCAGAAACCAGGGACGAACCCCccggagcagggcaggaagcgCAGGAAGGGGCTCCTGTTTTCCCGGGGCCGCATTGtgcgggcaggggagggagggatggagagggaggatgtgccttcccctgctctccctgctatttttaaccccaaaagccgcggctgcagctgctgctcctgcagggccgGCCCTGCGCTGTCCCCTGCGTCCCTCAGGCGTTTTTTGGGAGCGCGTTTTGGGGCCGGGGCTCGGTGCCAGGCTCCCCTGTCACTCTGGGACACGAAATAAACCGACACGCATGCTGGAACCTCCAGGGTAAAAGAAgggaagtttaatttctgactccaacatcTATAGACTTGCAAAAGTggcagtggattggagggtgacagtgccacctccccaatgacactggacaaagAGCCCAAccaatttctcctcctccagaaaagaaCGTAGAACAGTAATTATTTAGAGAAAAACGCGTGAGAAAGTTCATTACAAGAACGTAAACATCGGAAGGCTTAGAAGAACAGGGCGAGAGCCCCCTTGCCCGGCCGAGGTcacggcggggccgggagctgctgggggcgcagcgctccctgccctgccatcGACTTCCAAGGGAAACCAATGCCGGTCCCAAACCCCCGGGCGCTGCCGCTGCCCACCCCCGGCTGCAGCTCGGGCTGCTCCCGCTCAAACGGAGCCGCCGGTCCCAAATcccgggcgggcgcggcgcgtTCCCCTCGGTTTTGGGAGCCTCGCGCGTGTTTTTGGTCGCCAAACTGACGGTGCcttcctgtccctccccagcaaGCTGCGGCACCAGGCGCAGAGCGAGCGCTTCGGCTACAAGGAGGTAAAGCCGGGGGTGCCGGGGCTGagcggggacaccgcggggatCGATCCTGCTCCTTCCAAAGCGCTGGCACGGGACACCCTGCCCGGAACCCCCCGGGCTCATCCCGCCCCTGCCCGGCTCCCTTCAGCTCCTCCCGGGGCGATCCCGGTGGGAAATCCCGGTGGGAAATCCCGGTGGGAAATCGTGGTGGGAAATCCCGGTGGGAAATCCCGGTGGGAAATCCCGGTGGGACATCCCGGTGGGAaatcctgcccctccttctccccctcaGGTGGTTCTGAAGGGCGACGCCCGCAGGCTGAACGTGCACGGGGTGAGcgggctggggatggagctggggtgAACCGGGATAACCCTGGGGGCACGGGACAGGccggggatggagctgggatgaaCCGGGATAACCCTGGGAACACGGGACAGGCCGGGGATGGAGCTGAGGTGAACTGGGATAACTCTTGGGACACgttccctgtgctcagggacaggctgggatgaACCGGGATAACCCCTTGGAACACgggacaggcagggatggagctgggatgaaTCGGGATAACCCTCGGGACACgttccctgtgctcagggatgctggggatggagctggggtgAACCGGGATAACCCTGGGACCCAGAACAGGCCGGGGATGAACCGGGATAACCCTGGGAACACGGGACAGGccggggatggagctgggatgaaCCAGGATAACCCTGGGAACACGGGGCAGGCCAGGGATGAACCGGGATAACCCTGGGAACATGGGACaggccagggatggagctgggatgaaCCGGGATAACCCTCGGGACACGGGACAGGCCGGGGATGAACCGGGATAACCCTGGGAACATGGGACAGGCCGGGGACGCGCTGTGGGGATGTGCGGGCCCGGATCGCGAGGGAATCCCGGTGCCCGCGGGTGGTTTGGGGATGGGCTGAGCTCCCGGCTGGAGATTCCCGGGATTTCCCGAGCCGTGGCGTTTCGCACCCGCCCTCAGGCGCCGTCTCACCTCCCACAGCAGACCTGCGCCGTCTGCCTGGAGGATTTTCGGctgagggaggagctgggggtgctgccgTGCCAGCACGCCTTCCACAGAAAGTGAGTGGCGCCGGGAGCGGCCCATTCCCGGCGGGAATCGGCATTCCCGAATTCCTACCCTCAGGAATTGCGGGAATTCTCGGTGGGATCCGGCATTCCCTAATTCCCGGTGGGAATCGGCATTCCTGCAATTCCCGGTGGGATTCGGCATTCCCGATTTCCCGGTGGGATTCGGCATTCCCGCAATTCCCGGTGGGATCCGGCATTCCCCAGTTCCCGGTGAAAATCGGCATTCCCGATTTCCCGGTGGGATCCGGCATTCCCAATTTCCCGGCGGGATCCGGTATTCCCGATTTCCCGGTGGGATTCGGCATTCCCGCAATTCCCGGCGGGATCCGGCATTTCCGCATTCCCGGTGGGATCCGGCATTCCCGATTTCCCGGCGGGATCCGGCATTCCCGATTTCCCGGTGGGATTCGGCATTCCCGCAATTCCCGGCGGGATCCGGCATTCCCGAATTCCCGGCGGGATCCGGCATTCCCGAGTTCCCGGCGGGATCCGGCATTCCCCAGTTCCCGGTGGGATCCGGCATTCCTGCAATTCCCGGCGGGATCCGGCATTCCCGATTTCCCGGTGGGATCCGGCATTCCTCAGTTCCCGATGGGATCCGGCATTCCCGATTTCCCGCTGGGATCTGGCATTCCCGGTGGGATCCGGCACTCCCGATTTTCCGCTGAGATCCGGCATTCCCGCAATTCCCGGCGGGATCCGGCATTCCCGCATTCCCGCTGGGATCCGGCATTCCCGGCGGGATCCGGCATTCCCGCAATTCCCGGCGGGATCCGGCATTCCCGGTGGGATCCGGCATTCCCGCATTCCCGGCGGGATCCGGCATTCCCGCGTTCCTTCCCGCAGGTGCCTGCTGACGTGGCTGGAGGTTCGCTGCGTGTGCCCCATGTGCAACCAGCCCCGCAAGCAGCCCCGCGCCGGCATCGGGACCCTCCTGGACGAGCTGCTGTGAGGCGGCGCCGCGGCTGCATCCCACCCTGCGGGACCCCGCGGGATCCCCCCTGCCCGGGGTCCCTCTGCGGGGATCCGCGGGCGGCGATTCCACCCCCGAGGCCGCGGCTCGGCTCGGGCTTTGTCCTTGTGCGGGCGGTGCTCCCCGTGGAGCCGGAATTCCCGGCGGGAAGCTGAGCCCCGGGCTGCGGGTGGGGGTCCTCTCCCCTCGGACAGGGGTCCGGATCCTCTCCCCCCGGACAGGGAGACCCCCGGGGTCCTGATCCTTTTCCCTCCGGAGGTCCAGATCCTCTCCCCCGGACAGGGAGACCCCCGGGGTCGGGATCCTCTCCTCCGGACAGGGAGACCCCCGGGGTCGGGATCCTCTCCTCCGGACAGGGAGACCCCCCGGGGTCCGGATCCTCTCCCCTCAGATAGGGAGACCCCCGGGAATCCTGATCCTCTCCTCCGGACAGGGAGACCCCCGGGGTCCGGATCCTCTCCCCTCAGACAGGGAGACCCCTGGGGTCGGGATCCTCTCCCCTGGACAAGGAGACCCCCGGGGTCCGGATCCTCTCCCCTCATACAGGGAGACCCCCGGGGTCCGGATCCTCTCCCCCGGATAGGGAGACTCCCGGGGTCTGGATCCTTTTCCCCCCGGAGGTCCGGATCCTCTCCCCCGGACAGGGAGACCCCCGGGAATCCTGATCCTCTCCCCTCAGACAGGGAGACCCCCGGGGTCCGGATCCTCTCCCCCAGATAGGGAGACCCACGGGGTCCAGATCCTCTCCCCCGGACAGGGAGACCCCCAGGGTCCGGATCCTTTCCCCCGGACAGGGAGACCCCCGGGAATCCTGATCCTCTCCCCTCAGACAGGGAGACCCCCGGGGGTCGGGATCCTCTCCCCCCGGACAGGGAGACCCCCGGGGTCCGGATCCTTTTCCCCCCGGACAGGGAGACCCCCCGGGGATCGGGATCCTCTCCCCCGGACAGGGAGACCCCCGGGGGTCGGGATCCTTTCCCCCCGGACAGGGAGACCCCCGGGGTCCGGATCCTCTCCCCCCGGACAGGGAGACCCCCGGGGTCCGGGTTTCTCTGCCCTCAGACAGGGAGACCCCCGGGGTCCGGATCCTTTCCCCCCGGACAGGGAGACCCCCGGGAATCCTGATCCTCTCCCCCGGACAGGGAGACCCACGGGGTCCAGATCCTCTCCCCCGGACAGGGAGACCCCCGGGGTCCGGATCCTCTCCCCCGGACAGGGAGACCCCTGGGGTCCGGATCCTCTCCCCCGGACAGGGAGACCCCCGGGGTCCGGATCCTTTCCCCCCGGACAGGGAGACCCCTTGGGATCGGGATCCTCTCCCCCGGACAGAGAGACCCCCGGGGGTCCTGATCCTCTCCCCCCTGAAAGGGAGACCCCCGGGGTCCGGATCCTCTCCCCCCGGACAGGGAGACCCCTTGGGATCGGGATCCTCTCCCCTGGACAAGGAGACCCCCGGGGTCCGGGTTCCTCTCCCCTCAGACAGGGAGACCCCCGGGGTCCGGATCCTCTCCCCCGGATAGGGAGACTCCCGGGGTCCGGATCCTTTTCCCCCCGGAGGTCCGGATCCTCTCCCCCGGACAGGGAGACCCCCGGGGTCGGGATCCTCTCCCCTGGACAGGGAGACCCCCTGGAGTCCGGATCCTTTTCCCCCCGGACAGGGAGACCC carries:
- the RNF122 gene encoding RING finger protein 122 isoform X1; this encodes MGQSVPGLLLLPPGALGVCMKNTFLAKLDLLPVSILGAAAPRGTCVSAALAGDTATARTQDNVLVLPVPPWAARCHPGLLPLQGTVPLPGHRTMSSCCFLPARQAPEGTEPRSALPFFHPNADFLLPPGCSCSLGLVYASKPCTMPPITFQDLPLNIYMLIFGTGIFIFLLSLIFCCYFIGKLRHQAQSERFGYKEVKPGVPGLSGDTAGIDPAPSKALARDTLPGTPRAHPAPARLPSAPPGAIPVGNPGGKSRWEIVVGNPGGKSRWEIPVGHPGGKSCPSFSPSGGSEGRRPQAERARADLRRLPGGFSAEGGAGGAAVPARLPQKVPADVAGGSLRVPHVQPAPQAAPRRHRDPPGRAAVRRRRGCIPPCGTPRDPPCPGSLCGDPRAAIPPPRPRLGSGFVLVRAVLPVEPEFPAGS
- the RNF122 gene encoding RING finger protein 122 isoform X6: MGQSVPGLLLLPPGALGVCMKNTFLAKLDLLPVSILGAAAPRGTCVSAALAGDTATARTQDNVLVLPVPPWAARCHPGLLPLQGTVPLPGHRTMSSCCFLPARQAPEGTEPRSALPFFHPNADFLLPPGCSCSLGLVYASKPCTMPPITFQDLPLNIYMLIFGTGIFIFLLSLIFCCYFIGKLRHQAQSERFGYKEVVLKGDARRLNVHGQTCAVCLEDFRLREELGVLPCQHAFHRKCLLTWLEVRCVCPMCNQPRKQPRAGIGTLLDELL
- the RNF122 gene encoding RING finger protein 122 isoform X7 — encoded protein: MGQSVPGLLLLPPGALGVCMKNTFLAKLDLLPVSILGAAAPRGTCVSAALAGDTATARTQDNVLVLPVPPWAARCHPGLLPLQGTVPLPGHRTMSSCCFLPARQAPEGTEPRSALPFFHPNADFLLPPGCSCSLGLVYASKPCTMPPITFQDLPLNIYMLIFGTGIFIFLLSLIFCCYFIGKLRHQAQSERFGYKEVVLKGDARRLNVHGTCAVCLEDFRLREELGVLPCQHAFHRKCLLTWLEVRCVCPMCNQPRKQPRAGIGTLLDELL
- the RNF122 gene encoding RING finger protein 122 isoform X3, with protein sequence MGQSVPGLLLLPPGALGVCMKNTFLAKLDLLPVSILGAAAPRGTCVSAALAGDTATARTQDNVLVLPVPPWAARCHPGLLPLQGTVPLPGHRTMSSCCFLPARQAPEGTEPRSALPFFHPNADFLLPPGCSCSLGLVYASKPCTMPPITFQDLPLNIYMLIFGTGIFIFLLSLIFCCYFIGKLRHQAQSERFGYKEVKPGVPGLSGDTAGIDPAPSKALARDTLPGTPRAHPAPARLPSAPPGAIPVGNPGGSEGRRPQAERARADLRRLPGGFSAEGGAGGAAVPARLPQKVPADVAGGSLRVPHVQPAPQAAPRRHRDPPGRAAVRRRRGCIPPCGTPRDPPCPGSLCGDPRAAIPPPRPRLGSGFVLVRAVLPVEPEFPAGS
- the RNF122 gene encoding RING finger protein 122 isoform X2 gives rise to the protein MGQSVPGLLLLPPGALGVCMKNTFLAKLDLLPVSILGAAAPRGTCVSAALAGDTATARTQDNVLVLPVPPWAARCHPGLLPLQGTVPLPGHRTMSSCCFLPARQAPEGTEPRSALPFFHPNADFLLPPGCSCSLGLVYASKPCTMPPITFQDLPLNIYMLIFGTGIFIFLLSLIFCCYFIGKLRHQAQSERFGYKEVKPGVPGLSGDTAGIDPAPSKALARDTLPGTPRAHPAPARLPSAPPGAIPVGNPGGKSRWEIVVGNPGGKSRWEIPVGHPGGKSCPSFSPSGGSEGRRPQAERARDLRRLPGGFSAEGGAGGAAVPARLPQKVPADVAGGSLRVPHVQPAPQAAPRRHRDPPGRAAVRRRRGCIPPCGTPRDPPCPGSLCGDPRAAIPPPRPRLGSGFVLVRAVLPVEPEFPAGS
- the RNF122 gene encoding RING finger protein 122 isoform X5 translates to MPPFQWCHGCSCSLGLVYASKPCTMPPITFQDLPLNIYMLIFGTGIFIFLLSLIFCCYFIGKLRHQAQSERFGYKEVKPGVPGLSGDTAGIDPAPSKALARDTLPGTPRAHPAPARLPSAPPGAIPVGNPGGKSRWEIVVGNPGGKSRWEIPVGHPGGKSCPSFSPSGGSEGRRPQAERARADLRRLPGGFSAEGGAGGAAVPARLPQKVPADVAGGSLRVPHVQPAPQAAPRRHRDPPGRAAVRRRRGCIPPCGTPRDPPCPGSLCGDPRAAIPPPRPRLGSGFVLVRAVLPVEPEFPAGS
- the RNF122 gene encoding RING finger protein 122 isoform X8, which produces MPPFQWCHGCSCSLGLVYASKPCTMPPITFQDLPLNIYMLIFGTGIFIFLLSLIFCCYFIGKLRHQAQSERFGYKEVVLKGDARRLNVHGQTCAVCLEDFRLREELGVLPCQHAFHRKCLLTWLEVRCVCPMCNQPRKQPRAGIGTLLDELL
- the RNF122 gene encoding RING finger protein 122 isoform X4 codes for the protein MGQSVPGLLLLPPGALGVCMKNTFLAKLDLLPVSILGAAAPRGTCVSAALAGDTATARTQDNVLVLPVPPWAARCHPGLLPLQGTVPLPGHRTMSSCCFLPARQAPEGTEPRSALPFFHPNADFLLPPGCSCSLGLVYASKPCTMPPITFQDLPLNIYMLIFGTGIFIFLLSLIFCCYFIGKLRHQAQSERFGYKEVKPGVPGLSGDTAGIDPAPSKALARDTLPGTPRAHPAPARLPSAPPGAIPVGNPGGSEGRRPQAERARDLRRLPGGFSAEGGAGGAAVPARLPQKVPADVAGGSLRVPHVQPAPQAAPRRHRDPPGRAAVRRRRGCIPPCGTPRDPPCPGSLCGDPRAAIPPPRPRLGSGFVLVRAVLPVEPEFPAGS